Below is a window of Candidatus Methanoperedens sp. DNA.
TATTCTGCTATACCACAAAGCTCCATCAAAGATTCATACATGGGACTTACACCGATCCCCTGCTTTCCGAGCCATTTGTCAAGACCCATTTTCTGTTCCCTGGCAAGCTCTATGATCTTTCTTTTTATAGCTTCAGGATCGCCTGATTCAAGGTTAAAATACTCCGCAAATCTCTGCGTAGTCGCAAGAAGCCGCGTTCTTCCCTGCTGGACTGCTGAGATAAAACCGCTTTCTTCAAGTTCCCTCACATGATCATAGGTCGCAGGACCTCTCCTGTCAACAAGTTCTGCTACTGTTATGGGCTGGTGATATGCTATCATGGCAAGTGTCCGCAGAACCGGCGAGCGCAGCTCTTTAGGCGCTATTGACCTTACCCTGTCAGCAAATTCCGGTTTTACCTGCATTATGAACCTGTCATCCATTTCCTTTATCTCAATAGCACTATCGTGCGCTATATATTCATCTGCCAGTTGCCGGAGCAGTTCCCTGACATTCTTTCCCCGCACCAGGTTTTTAAGCTGCCCGATATGAAGGGGCTCACCGGACGCAAAAAGCGCAGCTTCCAGTATCTCCTTATCCCTGCTCATGATGCCACCCTGCTTATGAAAATTTCACCAAAGAATTCTTCCTGTTCAATCCATATCTCCTTTCTTGTAGCAAGGAATAAAATCGCAAGATAAGCCATTAACATCCCTGCCCTGTCAAGGGGAGAGGACAGTTCCGAAAATTTAATAGATTTTTGTTTTTCCAATAATTCATTTAATATTAATCTCATCTTCCCAATCCTGCTTTCTATATCTTCTTCGTGGGCCACTGAAAGAACATCCTCAAGAGTAGCCCTGATCTCATCTTTTTTATTGTCAACCCGATTAAGCCTCTTTTTTTCAAATGCTTCTGCCTTCTTTAGCTCAGTCAGTAATTCTTCAAGCGTCACCGGTCTTTTCGAATAACGGCGAAGGGGCATGGAAGGTACAGGATAATCGCTTATTTCAAAATTATCCGACTCAATATCTATCTCCTCCTGAGGCTCTTCCACTTCAACCAGTGCATTTGATTTCATGCGCAGCAATATCGAAGCGTAAAGGAGAGTTCGCCCCGAAACGCGAAGATCCATTTTCTCAATATTGTCTACCATCTTTAAGAATTTGTCCGTAAGTTCAACGATGTTGATATTCCAGGGGTCGATTTCACCATTTTTGGCAAGATTTACCAGGATCTCAATTGGTTCTCCGAGTATATCCTCTTCCGGAATTACCTTATCCTCTCCTTCAGTCATATTCTGATGATAATAAGCATATAAAGCACATAAGCATTTTGTTATATATTTTGTTTCCTGCCATCCTTCGATAGCAGCACTACCCGGCTTCCACTCGAATCATCTGCAATACAATATTCAAGCGCCTGTGCAACCTGTTTTGAAAAACCAAGAACCTCCTCATGTGAAGGCATATTATCCTGAGAAAGCCGCTTTCTTGAAAAACCAAGATGCATATATGCTTTCAATTCTACATAATCAGGCCGGGCAAGTTCTATAAGCCGCGCGTAACCTCTCGGGTCCACCATATTCACTCCTTTTGTCAGGGTTATCCTGATGGCCGTCCTTGTGCCCGGACGCTTCAGGATTTCAAGAGACTGCTTTATGTTTTCCCAGCTATTCCCGATTGGGGAACATGCTTTTTCATATGTATTTTCATCCGGCGCATTAAGGCTTATATAAAGCTGCGTGGGTTTTATTTTTTTTACCATGTCAGGGATCGTGCCGTTTGTGACCACAAAAGTGGTCAGATCATTTTTATGGAACTCTTTTATCAATTCAGGAAGATAGGGATACATTGTTGGCTCGCCTGATAACGAAATTGCTACGTGTTTCGGGGAAAATGCCTCTTTCCACCTTGTTTTATCCATGAATTCCGAACCGCCATAACCTGAAACAAGCCTGCGGTGTTCATTAAAAACTCCCTTTACAATATCTTCGGGCGAATCCCATACAGGGGGTACTTCTACTGGTACTTCGACCGCCCGCCAGCAGTGAAGGCACCTGTGGTTGCAGACAAGCGTGGGAGTCATCTGTATACACCTGTGGGATGTCATCCCATAGAACTTTGATTTATAACATGCTCCCGTATTACGGATACTTTTGTTGAGCCACAGGCATGTTTTCACAGCGCTGTGGGTTCCAGCAAGGTGATAACCATGTTTTTTAAGGAGCGTTTTTGTAGTTTCCGGTAAAGAAGTCATTTCTTTCATTTTTCTGTAAATTTATTATCCAGCATTAAATTAACATGAATAAATAGATTTACATAAACAAAAAGTTATTATATGGTAAATAGCATCATTTGAAGAAAACCTTTTGAGGTAATTAAATGGCAAGAAACATTCGCGTGGAAAAAATCACACAGACTCCAATTGAAAAACAGGAGATTGAAATAGTAGAACGAAAAGGTGTAGGGCACCCGGACAGCATGGCTGACGGTTTTGCAGAATCGGTAAGCAGGGCGCTTTGCAATGAATATATCAAAAAATGCGGCACAATCCTTCATCATAATACAGACCAGGTCGAGGTCGTAGCCGGGCGTTCCTGCCCTGAATGCCGGGGCGGGGAATTGATCTCACCTATCTATGTATTGCTTGTTGGAAGGGCAACAAAAGAATTTAAAGATACAAAAATAGCCACAGATACCACAGCAATAAGAGCTGCAAAGAATTATCTTAAAACCACTCTTCCTGATATTGATTCGGAACATGATATTATCATAGATTGTAAACTTGGTACGGGCTCAACAGACCTCCAGAGTGTTTTTAATCGCAGGAAAGCGCCAATGGCCAACGATACATCTTTTGGTGTAGGCCATGCCCCGTTTTCAGAAGTGGAGAATATAGTTTATAATACCGAACGCCAGATGGTCTTGAATTTCAAGAAGGATCTTCCCGCCATCGGAACAGACATCAAGGTCATGGGTATGAGGAAGAATGAAAAAATAACCCTCACAGTAGCATGCGCCATGATAGGCAAACATATTGATGACAATTCACATTACTTCAATATAAAGGATGAACTCCGCGACAAAATATGCGACCTTGCTGAAGAATATACCGACCGCGAGGTAGAAGTCTTCATAAATACGGGTGATGATGAAAAAACAGGCTCGATTTACCTGACAGTTACAGGAACTTCTGCTGAAATGGGTGACGATGGCTCAGTCGGGCGCGGCAACAGGTGCAACGGCCTGATCACGCCCAACAGGCCCATGAGCATGGAAGCCACAAGCGGGAAGAATCCAATAAACCATGTAGGAAAACTATACAACCTTCTTTCTAACCAGATTGCCAAGGATATTGCAGCAAATGTCCCTGGCATCGAAGATGCGTATATCAGGATTCTTTCCCAGATCGGTCATCCGATCGATGAGCCATTGATCGCAAGCGCCCAGATAATACCGCAGGATGGCGCCAATATGAAAGCCATCAAATCCGAGTCTGAAGTTATAATTGATAAATGGCTCAACGATATTACAAAGATCACCGATATGACTACAAGGGGAGAGCTGGAAACTTTCTAGCTTTCCATTATTTTTATATTTACAGTGCGCTTGCGGGGGCCGTCAAGTTCGACGAAGAAAATGCTTTGCCATGTGCCAAGCACAGGATGCCCATCTTCGACCGGGATTGTTTCGCTCATTCCCAGAAGCACGGCACGCAGGTGTGCGTGTGCATTATTATCTATCTGGTTATGGGCGTAGCTTTTGTTTTCCAGAACAAGGTTTTCTAACATCTCCAATATATCATTCCTGAGCCCGCGTTCGTTCTCGTTGATTATTATACTGCCTGTGCTGTGGCGCGTGGAGATGACGCAAATACCATCCTTTACCCCACTTTCCCGTACTGCTGTACGAACCCGGTCAGTTATATCGATCAATTCTGTTTGTGTTGTGGTTTGAATATCCATGATTTTCACTTTCCCATTGGTAAATAAATTTGAGAAATGCATAAGCTTTTTCATTATTTACCAGGATATAGGTAGTAAATGGTACCAAAAGGAAAATTAATCACTCTTGAAGGGATTGACGGCACAGGAAAATCAAGTATTGCAAATATGCTTAAAAATAAATTTCCAGAAGTTGTTTTCACACGGGAACCCACTCATAACTGGATTGGAAAAGCAGTGAAAACATCGATTGAATCTGATACTGACCCTCTTGCGGAACTTTTCCTGTTTGTGGCAGACCATGCCGAACATATTGCCAGGGTAATAAAACCTGCTATTGAAGAAGGAAAGAACGTAATATCAGACCGATATTCTGACAGCAGGTATGCATATCAGGGTGCAACTCTATCTAATATTTTCGATGATGCGATGGAATTTGTTATAGGTATCCACAAAGGCTGGACAATCATTCCCGATCTGACCATTCTTTTCACTATCGATCCAGCCATTGCTGTAACAAGATGCGGTGTTCGCGGAGAAAAAACAAAATTCGAAAAGATTGAGTTCTTAAAGACAGTTCAGGGAAATTTTCTAAAACTTGCAGAAAGAGAACCTGAAAGGTTTGTGATAATAGATGCCGGAGATGAACTCGCATCTGTTGAATGTCAGGTTGAGTCTGTTATTAAGAAATTCCTGAATAATGAATAAAACACTGGAAAAAATATTTGGGTTACTTTTATATACAATAAAATCTTCAGTGGATTGCCTTTTGCCTTGTAAAGATTTGAGGTTCAATATATGATAAAACAGCTCATTGTGTTCATCATCCTCGTGTTGTTATTTTCAATACCCGCCCTCGCCGCAGAATCCATTGATAGCCCCATCAACGGTGCAGATACCGTCTGGGTACTCATTTCAACCGCCCTTGTCATGCTCATGACCCCCGCCGTCGGTCTTTTTTACGGTGGGATGGTACGGAAAAAGAACGTACTTTCAATTATCACACAAAGCTTCATCGTTCTTGCACTTATCAGCATCCAGTGGATACTTTTAGGGTACAGTCTTGCATTCGGTCCGGACGTTGGCGGGCAAGGCCTGATTGGCGGGCTCCAGTGGGTCGGGCTAAATGGTGTTGGAGCCGCTACCAATGCTGATTATGCCCCTACGATACCGGCATCCGTATTCATGATATACCAGGCGATGTTCGCAATCATAACCCCGGTCCTCATCACTGGCGCTTTTGCTGACCGGATGAAATTCAGCACCTTTATTGTTTTCACTCTCATCTGGACTACAATCGTATATGATCCAATAGCGCATTGGGTCTGGGGAACAGGGGG
It encodes the following:
- a CDS encoding segregation/condensation protein A; protein product: MTEGEDKVIPEEDILGEPIEILVNLAKNGEIDPWNINIVELTDKFLKMVDNIEKMDLRVSGRTLLYASILLRMKSNALVEVEEPQEEIDIESDNFEISDYPVPSMPLRRYSKRPVTLEELLTELKKAEAFEKKRLNRVDNKKDEIRATLEDVLSVAHEEDIESRIGKMRLILNELLEKQKSIKFSELSSPLDRAGMLMAYLAILFLATRKEIWIEQEEFFGEIFISRVAS
- the scpB gene encoding SMC-Scp complex subunit ScpB codes for the protein MSRDKEILEAALFASGEPLHIGQLKNLVRGKNVRELLRQLADEYIAHDSAIEIKEMDDRFIMQVKPEFADRVRSIAPKELRSPVLRTLAMIAYHQPITVAELVDRRGPATYDHVRELEESGFISAVQQGRTRLLATTQRFAEYFNLESGDPEAIKRKIIELAREQKMGLDKWLGKQGIGVSPMYESLMELCGIAEYTVINPYTPTEEEHDRIQEMGVLVISKGYKERVSNIFDGRIIEIQATTFEDIINSINILAEYGSKRKVKESIEYISELKAQYIDKSNFITAKVMPQTEMVSRMINEMGLGISADGIKIAPDYGTSSEGKEIGGGADILIPTHKKAEMDVVKRVCQRYDAVIEGLNIKKGNCL
- a CDS encoding dTMP kinase, producing the protein MVPKGKLITLEGIDGTGKSSIANMLKNKFPEVVFTREPTHNWIGKAVKTSIESDTDPLAELFLFVADHAEHIARVIKPAIEEGKNVISDRYSDSRYAYQGATLSNIFDDAMEFVIGIHKGWTIIPDLTILFTIDPAIAVTRCGVRGEKTKFEKIEFLKTVQGNFLKLAEREPERFVIIDAGDELASVECQVESVIKKFLNNE
- a CDS encoding YjbQ family protein, which produces MDIQTTTQTELIDITDRVRTAVRESGVKDGICVISTRHSTGSIIINENERGLRNDILEMLENLVLENKSYAHNQIDNNAHAHLRAVLLGMSETIPVEDGHPVLGTWQSIFFVELDGPRKRTVNIKIMES
- a CDS encoding 4-demethylwyosine synthase TYW1, which translates into the protein MKEMTSLPETTKTLLKKHGYHLAGTHSAVKTCLWLNKSIRNTGACYKSKFYGMTSHRCIQMTPTLVCNHRCLHCWRAVEVPVEVPPVWDSPEDIVKGVFNEHRRLVSGYGGSEFMDKTRWKEAFSPKHVAISLSGEPTMYPYLPELIKEFHKNDLTTFVVTNGTIPDMVKKIKPTQLYISLNAPDENTYEKACSPIGNSWENIKQSLEILKRPGTRTAIRITLTKGVNMVDPRGYARLIELARPDYVELKAYMHLGFSRKRLSQDNMPSHEEVLGFSKQVAQALEYCIADDSSGSRVVLLSKDGRKQNI
- a CDS encoding methionine adenosyltransferase is translated as MARNIRVEKITQTPIEKQEIEIVERKGVGHPDSMADGFAESVSRALCNEYIKKCGTILHHNTDQVEVVAGRSCPECRGGELISPIYVLLVGRATKEFKDTKIATDTTAIRAAKNYLKTTLPDIDSEHDIIIDCKLGTGSTDLQSVFNRRKAPMANDTSFGVGHAPFSEVENIVYNTERQMVLNFKKDLPAIGTDIKVMGMRKNEKITLTVACAMIGKHIDDNSHYFNIKDELRDKICDLAEEYTDREVEVFINTGDDEKTGSIYLTVTGTSAEMGDDGSVGRGNRCNGLITPNRPMSMEATSGKNPINHVGKLYNLLSNQIAKDIAANVPGIEDAYIRILSQIGHPIDEPLIASAQIIPQDGANMKAIKSESEVIIDKWLNDITKITDMTTRGELETF